Below is a genomic region from Demequina sp. NBRC 110054.
GATCCGCCGCGTCACCTCAGCGCCGGCCACGCCGTTCCACGCGTAGGCGCCGGTGGAGTCCTCGAACGCCACGTCGGCAGAGGACGTGCCCGCGAAGATCGAACGGCCGTTGATCGTCGTGTTCGCGAGATCGAGGAGCGTGTCGCGAAGGCCTTCGAGCTCGGTGGCGAGCGCCTCGCGCGAGGTCGTGTTCAGGGTGGCGCTCGAGGCTCCCTGCACGGTGAGGTCGCGAGCACGCTGCAGCGCGTCAACCGACTCCTGCAGCGTCGAGTCGATCTGCGCGAGCCACGACTCGCCGTCCTGCGCGTTGCGGAGCGCCTGGTTGGCGGCGGCCTGCTGCGACTTGAGGCTGAGGAGACGGCCAGCCGAGGTGGGATCGTCGGACGCCCTCGTCATGGTCTTGCCTGAGGACATCTGAGCCTGGAGGTCGGACATCTTGCTCAGGTTCAGCTGCACGTTCGCCAGCGTGGAGCGCTGGACGGTCTGCTGCGTGACTCGATTGATCATGGCTTATCTCCCCACGAGTCCGGTGCTGTTGATGAGGGTGTCGAGCATCTCGTCCATCGCCGTCATGACGCGAGAGGCGGCCTCGTACGCCCGCTGGTAGGCGACCATGTTCGTGACCTCCTCGTCGATGTCGACGCTCGCGTTGGCGAGCTGCTGCGACTCGGCGGTCGCGCGGGTCGCCTCGGCGGAGTCGGCGCGGGTGCGCGCTGACGCGGTGGCGACGCCCAGGTCCACGATGTAGGTCTGCCAGGTCGAGTCCGGGCCGTCCTCGGCGGTGCTCAGCTGCGAGATCGCATCGGCGATCGAGCCGTCGTACTCGCCGTTCGCGCCGTCGCCGGCAGCGATCAGGTCCGTGTCCGAGATCGCGACGGAGATGCCGAGCGCGGCCGGCGTGCCCGCCGCGATGGCGAAGAAGTCGTTCCCCGTCGTCGTGCCGTCGATCGCGTAGCCGGCCGCGTGGATCGCGTTGACCTGGTCCGCCACCCGGGTGGCAAGGTCGTTGATCGCGTCGACCGCGGCGGAGATCGAGCCACCCTCGGACGTGGGCTGGAGGCTTGCGACGACTCCGGCGAGGGTGCCGCCGTCGAGAGTGAGCGAGTTGCCGTTGGCCCACTGCAGGCTCACGGCGTCGGCGCTCACGGGCTCAGCCAGCGCGGCCGCCATCCCGTATGAGCCGGTCGCCACGATTTCTGTGGCCGAGTTGCCCTGCACGAGCATGTTGCCGTCGAGGAACACGTTCGCCGTGCCGTCGTCCTGCAGGACCGCGGTCGCGCCGGTGAGCTCGGACAGCTGGGTGATGAGCAGGTCCCGCTGGTCGATGAGCTCGTTCGCGGATCCGCCCGAGGTCGTGATGCCGCGGATCTGCTCGTTGAGGTCGGCGATCGTCGCGGCGGTCGTGTTGACCTCGGTGACATAGGCGTCCACCGACGTGCGTCCCTCGTCCCAGAGCGACTCGAAGGAGTTGTAGGCGTCGGCCATCTGGATCGTGAGCGTCTCGGCGGTGCCGAGCAGCACGGTCCTCGCGGAGTCGGAGTCGGGCGCGTTGGCGACGTCCTGCCACGCGTTCCAGAAGTCGGACAGCGCCGTGGTGATCCCGGTGTCGTCGGTGAGGTCGGCGACGACGCTCTCGAGGCTCTCGAGGGTGGAGGCCGTCGCCTCGGCCTGGGCGGCGGACGCGGTCTGGGTGCGGAGCCGGGAGTCGAGAAACTGGTCGCTGAGCCGCTCGAGGCTGGC
It encodes:
- the flgK gene encoding flagellar hook-associated protein FlgK, with protein sequence MSSTFSGLSTAYSSLVAQRQALEVAGQNIANANTEGYTRQRVSMSAVSSNTVTSLWSSSTATSGNGVTVASLERLSDQFLDSRLRTQTASAAQAEATASTLESLESVVADLTDDTGITTALSDFWNAWQDVANAPDSDSARTVLLGTAETLTIQMADAYNSFESLWDEGRTSVDAYVTEVNTTAATIADLNEQIRGITTSGGSANELIDQRDLLITQLSELTGATAVLQDDGTANVFLDGNMLVQGNSATEIVATGSYGMAAALAEPVSADAVSLQWANGNSLTLDGGTLAGVVASLQPTSEGGSISAAVDAINDLATRVADQVNAIHAAGYAIDGTTTGNDFFAIAAGTPAALGISVAISDTDLIAAGDGANGEYDGSIADAISQLSTAEDGPDSTWQTYIVDLGVATASARTRADSAEATRATAESQQLANASVDIDEEVTNMVAYQRAYEAASRVMTAMDEMLDTLINSTGLVGR
- the flgL gene encoding flagellar hook-associated protein FlgL, giving the protein MINRVTQQTVQRSTLANVQLNLSKMSDLQAQMSSGKTMTRASDDPTSAGRLLSLKSQQAAANQALRNAQDGESWLAQIDSTLQESVDALQRARDLTVQGASSATLNTTSREALATELEGLRDTLLDLANTTINGRSIFAGTSSADVAFEDSTGAYAWNGVAGAEVTRRIGENATVQVDAEGASAYGNGATSVFQLLDDIAADLRSGVEVTTRLDEIDDAMNNMLTTLSDVGIRYKQVTDAQSSLELTIQNLGSSVSDIEDIDLAEAVLELSMQEVAYEGALGAAAKVLQPTLMDYLR